From Quercus robur chromosome 8, dhQueRobu3.1, whole genome shotgun sequence:
ATATATCTTTTCAAACGCAAAGATACAATGCAGAAAAAGGACATGGTGTTGTCTTCTCAGATATCTTacaaagagagggaaaaaaggGAATGGGAAACTCAACTCCTTATCAAACCACATTATACAGAACACTTGTGCAAAGAGATAATGCAGAACCTCACCTTACCCCCAGGAAGACCCCCCTTTCCAACTACACGCACAGGAGGACATTTTGTGCCAAGAAAACAGTCAGCATCTGCACCAAGCTGCTTAAGACCATCAACTAAATCCCCAATTGGTCTCTCTCTCATTCGGGGCACCCCATCAAGTATGTAGCTGAAATATATTGAATGGTATAAAAGGGTCAGTCAGTGTAGGAAGTATAACAGTAATCGAGACAAAAGACCATTTCTTACACACACACTcggtgggtcttgaacccatgacctcaccctccatcccaATATTATGGTAGAAGGAAGTGCCAATCGAACATATCTTGGACTTGGACTCAATCTGAATATCAAGGCTAAAGAGGAACAAAAAACAGTGTAGTATAAAGGTAAGAGTCCTATCTTGTAAAATCACAGCTTCCTTCTAGTGGGGCAGGAATTTCATAATTCCGGaataattttgtttcaaaaGGCAAATTCAGACAGACCTTGAATGTCCACCAGCAGTGGTAACTGCAGCTGTCAATGGCCGCATTACAGTTCCAGCATTTCCAAGGAAAAGTTGAATTTCATCCCTTGATTGTTTACCCACTGGAAAGAGACCACCACAGCCTTCCACAATTGCTCTTTTTATTGCCTTGTCATCTTCCACATGTAGTCCTAGGGTTTTCAATGCACCAAGCATGTAATGAATATCTTCACTATCCAACAAGTTGTCTACAACAGTTGTTCCCTGAACaatgaataaaaacaaaaattaatgtaTGCCAAATGACTGCACTGTGcacttgattttgatttatgaataaaacttaaaCAAGTTCATAATTTACAATCAATTTCTCTATCTAATGCATTTCTTTTTCACCAAAACAGACAGAAGTAAATGATCTAAACAAAGACTACTTCAGAGTTCAAAGGACATTTCATGCCACGTTCCTCTATCCTGGGAAAACAAAGAAGGatacaaaacaatttttttaaggaaaaggAATGAGGTGAGGCACATTAAGCCGCTGTTTGGAATAGAATTGAAAATGGACTGCTTGAAAAAGATGTTCCTAGAACATAGAAGAATTTAGAAAGCTGTACTTGAAAAATCCAGTTATAAACCACCCCCCAAAACACACTGTCCCTTATTGTCCCATAAGTATGCTTCCTTTCCCACTAACTGCTCTTAGCCAACGTTCATGGCAAGCCCCTCATCAATGGCCCTCAACCATATTCATCATACCACAGAGGGTTCAAAACAACCTAAGAGACCTTCAATACATATTCAATCCATGgagaatcataaaaaaaaatcttgaggGATCATACTTTGATTCATAATCActatcaaaatttttgggacaaTAATTTATATCTTCTCTTTTTGATAGGCATAAACAATTCACATATCCATATGAAACTGAAACCATGAGCTTACCCACCATCTATTGTTCACACGGGAAGCATATGTCATTTGTCCAAAGGATATGatataaacttaaaactaaGCACATCAAATTTCTTGAGTTCTAAAACGACAAGGTGAACTCACCATTGAAGATGGAAAATAACTACATTAAGAACATGAATcagagtttaattttttttcaaaatttaaagtaGAAATCATAATTCAGAAAGAGAGACACACCAATACACATCTATATCAAACTCATCAAAGCCAATCTcctatatttctttctttttaatgacTCTTCTTAGCAAGCAAACAGATactcaatttaattttaataatgaaCACACATCACAGGCTACAACTACAATAATTTGGTTAGCAAAGCTAAAATGACCTGCACTCCTCTGGAACCATCAATTCCAAAAATTTAGCTAAATACCCTCTTTCCCCATTTCTCATAAACTAAGCTCAGCCTAAATattaagaattaaaataaaattataaaaatttaaattattaaaaaaaaaaaaaaaaaaaaaaaactccagaactttctcttctttccctCACTCCTTTCCATATCCAAACAGAGAATtatttagggcctgtttgggtaaggatttttcatcactcaatttccgtcactcaatttccatcactcatcactcatcactcattttttcacactcatttggcaacatcacttttattttcatcactcaattttttcacactattcatgggtcccacacctGTCAGCcagtacagtttttttttttttttttttagtacccaactcaccgaagctaatatatatatatatatatttatataaaaaaaaaaataaaaaaaaaaaaaaaaaaaaaaaccgaacagccaacctaggaaaaaaaaaaaaaaaaaaccaaacagccaacccaggaaaagaaaaaaaaaaagaacaacggcgacccaaaaaaaaaaaaaaagtcaaaaggtggccaaaagttgcggctgtgggtccctcatgtgtgtttatttacggaaatgccattgagttatgagttatggaaactgaaaacagtcttttgttgttttcagtttccataactcataactcaaaaatcagagaattgagtgatggaaacaaagttatggaaacagagttatcgtttggccaaacaacctttttactATGGGTTCCACCATTTTtgaattatgagttatggaaacagagaattgagttatcaaaaaactcaatccaaacagccTCTTAATTTCTAGCACAGCCCAGATACAAAGTAAACAACATATGCTATTCCCCCTCTCAACAACTCCATAAAAGTGTATAACCCAAGTACCAAAAATCatcttcttcttaattttttggtaACAAAGGCCAGCattaaaaactaaagagtttgaTTACAAGACACGCTGTGTGTGTTATATTACATTCCCAAAAAGTCTAAATATTAACAGTAGGGCTACATCAGAGGGGGGAATCAGAAACGACAAAATCTTGGGACCCCCTTCTTGCAAGTGCATCAGCACATTTGCTTGCTTCTCTGTAACAGTGCTTAATTATCTTCCTGCCCGTAAAACTGCATTCTCCTTAGGTCCCTCAATTTAAAAATGTTTGGTCTAgtccttaaaattttcaaaatgtaaCAATTTAGTCCCTCCATCTATTTTTCCGTTAAGTGACTACCAGAATGCTAagaccaaaatcaaaacaaccccgtattttagggacaaaaaatgCAAGTAAGAAATGGACGGAAAATAAACAAAGGTACTAAATTGTTTCAAAATTGAATTGACCCCATATTTGAGGGACCAGTCATGCAATTTACCCTACggaaaacagaaaaaatagaTTATAATTTCCTGCATTTTCCTGCAcgttctcaacaaccaaacattGAATACCTCAGATAGAGCAGCCAGAAGCAGAATCCGATTTGACAGTGACTTGGACCCCGGCAACGTGATAGTGCCGGAGATATCTTTGATGGGTTGCAACACGATCTCCGGTACCGTTGATGGCTTCCCAGCTGTGGCAACTGAAGCACAAACTCTAAATGTACCAACTTTACCACCACCCACCATGCACACATGCTTGTGCTTCAAAGTCAAAGACTTTGATGAGCCCAAAAACTGTGACCCAAAAGAGAGTGAACTCagagatttgggtttgtgggCAACACTACAGATTTGGGTCGTTGATGATGACAGGAACATCTCCACAGGCAGCAAGTGAGAATGCCATGGCCATTCTGTGATCATCATATGTGTCAGTAGTTGTTACGTTGAGATTCTCCGGTGGAGTGGTCACACAATAATCTGGTCCTTCTTCAACTGTTGCTCCCAGCTGAAATATGAAGCCCATATGTTTAGTGCAAATGatactagaaaaataaaagaatgggaAAACAAAGCAGAGGGGTTTCAAATGTAAAGAAAGCCAAATGAACTTACCTTCCTGAGTTCTGTGCAAATGGCAATCATCCGTTGTCTCCTTCACTCTCCAACTTGccactataaaaataggaaaaccAAGAGACTAAGGGTGTGTTACCAACCAGAAATCCAAAATGGGCATGATATGGTTTCTAATGATGCAGTAGCTTACATAGATGATCATGTGTTTGGGATCAACTTATTTGCAtagtatttatattataaaaaaagagtttttggTAACTTCcttatcttatatataaaagccGCTATGCCCGCTACAGTGCTTTGGTACTGTACATTCAGTGTGTTTGTACTGTGCAAGCACTGTAGCGACTACAGTAATTTTTGGTGAGCACCATGCGGttctgtagctacagtgccaatCGGTACTGTAGCTACAGTACCTAAAGCCTTTTTTTCCCAGAgcaatcttttttctttttttttttctcgatttcttttattttcttttaaatatttatgtaaactgatatatatattattatattaacataacaaatttcacaatatttttacaattattgacgtgtcaattttttacaagtcgaaataaaataataaaatatgagattgtAATCaattacaactaaaaataaatgttttgaggaAATGTTACAAAACTTATTATGCAATGCTTTTACTTTATTCAACTGGTATTGTAGTTACattgcctaaagttttttttttccccagtaatcggtttatgtttctttttttcccttttagatatttatgtaagctgatatatatattgt
This genomic window contains:
- the LOC126697121 gene encoding 3-phosphoshikimate 1-carboxyvinyltransferase, chloroplastic-like isoform X3, yielding MMITEWPWHSHLLPVEMFLSSSTTQICSVAHKPKSLSSLSFGSQFLGSSKSLTLKHKHVCMVGGGKVGTFRVCASVATAGKPSTVPEIVLQPIKDISGTITLPGSKSLSNRILLLAALSEGTTVVDNLLDSEDIHYMLGALKTLGLHVEDDKAIKRAIVEGCGGLFPVGKQSRDEIQLFLGNAGTVMRPLTAAVTTAGGHSSYILDGVPRMRERPIGDLVDGLKQLGADADCFLGTKCPPVRVVGKGGLPGGKVKLSGSTSSVFLTALIMAAPLALGDVEIEIIDRLISAPYVEMTLKLVERFGISVEHNDSLDRFLIHGGQKYNKYFRSPGNAYVEGDASSASYFLAGAAVTGGTVTVEGCGTSSLQGDVKFAEVLEKMGAKVTWTETSVTVTGPPQDSSKRKHLRAIDVNMNKMPDVAMTLAVVALFADGPTAIRDVASWRVKETERMIAICTELRKLKKDQIIV
- the LOC126697121 gene encoding 3-phosphoshikimate 1-carboxyvinyltransferase, chloroplastic-like isoform X4; this translates as MMITEWPWHSHLLPVEMFLSSSTTQICSVAHKPKSLSSLSFGSQFLGSSKSLTLKHKHVCMVGGGKVGTFRVCASVATAGKPSTVPEIVLQPIKDISGTITLPGSKSLSNRILLLAALSEGTTVVDNLLDSEDIHYMLGALKTLGLHVEDDKAIKRAIVEGCGGLFPVGKQSRDEIQLFLGNAGTVMRPLTAAVTTAGGHSSYILDGVPRMRERPIGDLVDGLKQLGADADCFLGTKCPPVRVVGKGGLPGGKVKLSGSTSSVFLTALIMAAPLALGDVEIEIIDRLISAPYVEMTLKLVERFGISVEHNDSLDRFLIHGGQKYNKYFRSPGNAYVEGDASSASYFLAGAAVTGGTVTVEGCGTSSLQGDVKFAEVLEKMGAKVTWTETSVTVTGPPQDSSKRKHLRAIDVNMNKMPDVAMTLAVVALFADGPTAIRDGMWAFSWWRKN